In Prosthecochloris sp. GSB1, the following proteins share a genomic window:
- the plsY gene encoding glycerol-3-phosphate 1-O-acyltransferase PlsY has product MFTLILILAVSYLVGSIPTSIIAGKLLKGIDIRDYGSGNAGGTNAFRVLGWKAGLAVTVLDILKGAIGAISVVVLFEAYPPGALPDINPIALRLLAGLSAVFGHVFTVFAGFRGGKGVSTAAGMMFGIAPVTTLIVLAIFLLTILLSRYVSVASMLAALAFPLIIAIRKYFFDLGEGLDYYVRLFNTNVFIHDSLDYHLLIFGFIVALAILFTHRANIRRLLSGNENRVKLGGHA; this is encoded by the coding sequence ATGTTTACACTGATCCTCATTCTGGCGGTGAGTTATCTCGTTGGCTCCATACCTACGAGCATCATTGCGGGGAAACTGCTCAAGGGAATCGATATTCGCGACTATGGCAGCGGAAACGCCGGCGGCACCAATGCCTTTCGCGTGCTGGGCTGGAAAGCCGGTCTTGCCGTTACGGTGCTCGATATCCTCAAGGGCGCAATCGGCGCGATATCCGTCGTGGTGCTCTTCGAGGCCTATCCTCCAGGGGCGCTTCCCGATATCAATCCGATCGCATTGCGGCTGCTCGCCGGATTGAGCGCCGTCTTCGGTCACGTGTTCACCGTTTTCGCGGGTTTCAGAGGCGGCAAGGGCGTCAGCACCGCCGCGGGAATGATGTTCGGCATCGCGCCGGTGACGACGCTGATCGTACTCGCGATATTCCTGTTGACCATTCTGCTGTCGCGTTACGTTTCGGTGGCGTCCATGCTTGCGGCGCTTGCCTTTCCGCTCATCATCGCGATCAGGAAATATTTCTTCGATCTCGGCGAAGGGCTCGATTACTATGTCCGGCTTTTCAACACCAACGTGTTCATTCACGACAGTCTGGACTACCATCTCCTCATTTTCGGTTTTATCGTGGCGTTGGCCATTTTGTTCACGCATCGCGCCAATATCCGTCGTCTGCTTTCCGGGAACGAAAACAGGGTGAAGCTCGGCGGCCACGCCTGA